The following nucleotide sequence is from uncultured Draconibacterium sp..
AACCAGACGTGGAATCATAATGTTTATTCCGCCGTCGTTAGAGATGAGATTGAATGCACTCAATACAAAGGTGGTAACAAAAATTACTGCAACTGAGTATTTTTTTCGCAGCCATAAGAAAAAAGCCATTGCTGAGCCCAACATCAGCAAAACCTGAGCCGCGGGAGTGGTAAAAATTTGTAGTAATGCTGCGCCTATAATTATTCCACTTGCGGTTCCCAATAAACGCTCCAACAGACGACGGCGGGTGTCGCTATAGGTAATCTGGCTAACAAATAAACTGGTTAACATTACCCATTGACCTTTGTCGAGGTTTAAATAAATTTGCAGAACATAACCCAAAGCAAATGTTATACTGAGTCGCAGCGCATAGCGCATTCGCGGATGACGAAATGTAAGCTGTTCTTTCAGGCGTTGTAATGGTGTGCGCTCATCGCGTCGTAAGCGCGGAATTGATGTTCCTTTTTCCGGATTATCGAGGTACAATAAGGAAATATGTGAACGATGTAAGTTGTGATGTAATAAAATAAGGTTCTGAGCTTCTTCGGCAGGCATTGTCTCAAGCTTATCATCAATGGCTTTTGATATCCACTCCAGGGCAGGAGGGTGATGATAGCGGTTGCCTGTGAGCATATTTTCGGCTACCGAACGCGAAGCGTGGGCCAGTTGCCTGAGCATTTCTCCAAAACCTTCCAGAATTTCAATCTGCCCGGTACTATTTCCCAGTTTGTCATGACGATCGTGAGTTGATGCTGCGCGCTCATGCAAACTCTGCAATAACATAAAACGTTGCAGGTACGAATTTAATGGTCCGGGATCTTTCATTTCCCTGCCGTAATTGTTTAAAACATTTTTTATGCGCTCAAGAGAATTAACAACATTAATGTTTAGCAGGGCGAGGTCTTTATTTATTTCTTCCTGGTCTTGTTTATCGCTTGGAAAGAGTAACGCTTTTTTATCGAGGTAATTAGAGAGTGCCTGGAAACCACCAGCCATTTGTTGATCGAGCAAGCGCCACGGATTTCGGAAGATTAATATCAAAGTAAGAATACCATGAAATAATGCTCCGGCAGGTAATAAAATTGCCTGCCAGTACCAGGCCGAACTAATTTCGATACCTAACATGGCATAAATTCCTACCAACACCGATCCAAATGTTATAGCTCGGTAACGTTCGCCAATTCCGCCAATCAGAATAAAAACAATTGTTGATATGATAAAACCTGCGCCCAGAATCCAGATGTAATTATTTAAAAGACCAACAGAAAAACTCGAGATAAAAAAGCTAAAAATGGTTATTGATAACGACTTTACACGTCCTTTGGGATGATCATCGGTTTCCGACAA
It contains:
- a CDS encoding FUSC family membrane protein, whose translation is MKNQEKGHLRTNIKFFRDVFLLHPNRLFALRATVSMGVLAVPFIIAGLPFFGVTLALGALAGALSETDDHPKGRVKSLSITIFSFFISSFSVGLLNNYIWILGAGFIISTIVFILIGGIGERYRAITFGSVLVGIYAMLGIEISSAWYWQAILLPAGALFHGILTLILIFRNPWRLLDQQMAGGFQALSNYLDKKALLFPSDKQDQEEINKDLALLNINVVNSLERIKNVLNNYGREMKDPGPLNSYLQRFMLLQSLHERAASTHDRHDKLGNSTGQIEILEGFGEMLRQLAHASRSVAENMLTGNRYHHPPALEWISKAIDDKLETMPAEEAQNLILLHHNLHRSHISLLYLDNPEKGTSIPRLRRDERTPLQRLKEQLTFRHPRMRYALRLSITFALGYVLQIYLNLDKGQWVMLTSLFVSQITYSDTRRRLLERLLGTASGIIIGAALLQIFTTPAAQVLLMLGSAMAFFLWLRKKYSVAVIFVTTFVLSAFNLISNDGGINIMIPRLVDTLLGASLSFLTIRFLWPGWQFKRISGLIATALEKNRNYFQEIAQEYQQPSNDDLQYRIARREAHLADNELAQAWNSMRQEPKSKQHIMENALTITYLNHALLSHISALGVHRETNTENYKDIEPIFRQIDRKLTEAGKESTSNEDKFSSDLSELLIELQQQIKKSDTGFKRQQLRLFYNIAATTSKIIDELKRSGINTKNQA